A genome region from Mastacembelus armatus chromosome 8, fMasArm1.2, whole genome shotgun sequence includes the following:
- the arhgap23a gene encoding rho GTPase-activating protein 23 isoform X3 has product MWAVRDADLSKLCAPMPAAMLPCPAPARSDWSFQNPVGVDCSSPEPRCIWLAVLRGATHPAPAPSLPPDVPTGYSKSSHQPRAKGRRDGLSSVDDNPRPPMATRPGREGVGVGWKGPRTLVLHKNSQGFGFTLRHFIVYPPESALHANLKDEENGNGKGYQKGRLEPMDTIFVKNVREKGPAHQAGLCTGDRLVKVNGESILGMTYSQVIALIQNSESVLELSIMPKDEDVLQLVYSQDAYLTGNEPYSGGAENLPPPPPLCYPHTKSTPPTGASPSAPMGQNQLDNWSRWPGSTSPSSPLDNRSAVGSPASWQEGQAGEPGGVGHSSPAHRTEEIQYGMTSQQPQGQMRGRSYSSSSSSGGPLSSPLQVHYPNHQAPSSSQAQPRKSSSAWTSPPLPQLSNSRNERCKQALSDWYYSQLPDRSGRSMLTRHRSYSQDRLSETRRQQQRTGGWPHSASQDTLVLLQQSGPGPQGEPHWSYEGWEGSPGRGHPASNYTRTRSENLLAQYDRHGRSLEMLDRATTGLVSPRCERPSWLQQAPQPPLRTDVYPRQGSHYGVAQAPPMSRHSQSHSKPHPQKNTQAHSLPQAQPTATPSRRLPPGQSMDDQPVGYRSYSPSFYRKTGRIMQQAHSFRDPSYSGPPLNWNPTPKTSPPEGTKAPLTASTASPLASTTTESQDKAYRPTNHERERGAVEGQAEVVAETQEVVLRQKPPTGRRNAHAMRHPHYALPVDGLESSLFSPDTQESVPGSTGDVVPRKPNGNLAPLPAEDDSLASIPFIDEPTSPGADLRARHVPASSVVSSGMSSAPVMVTSPASPTFTFPLTRLFSHDCTITTERSKSCDEGLNTFREESRLFSRLPKRVKSFFTDGSLDSLGTAEEVRSKRHSTSELGNITYSDVRREGWLHFKQILTEKGKKVGSGMRPWKRVFSVLRSHSLFLYKDKREAVLRGATIGSAAEDEQPISIRGCLVDIAYSETKRKHALRLTTQDFCEYLLQAEDREDMLDWIKVIRENSKTDSEELGFSRQALINKKLNDYRKQSPTGSKPDSSPRMPRMKPPFLLAKMDNAAGAPRSPKPEGKDESSPPKSPWGINIMKKAKKAGPKAFGVRLEECQPGANNKFIPMIVEICCGLVEEMGLEYTGIYRVPGNNAMVSMLQDQLNKGVDINPAEEKWQDLNVVSSLLKSFFRKLPEPLFTNDKYNDFIDANRMENASDRLKTMNKLIRDLPDHYYHTLKFLVGHLKTVADNSDKNKMEPRNLALVFGPTLVRTSEDNMKDMVTHMPDRYKIVETLIQHYTWFFTEELDKDEKTPVDTEDVQPAPNIDHLLSNIGRTALLGEASDSTNSDSAKSKGSWGSKKDLTAKDFLTLSIMSAVTGRKRRKRHNARRVGSSTDDDSEHEPIKAGHLGAEEEEEAESPVGETAPRAEGEEDDDEGEEDEEDEEVVESGEKEEVEEEVVAVVPSGPCCKEEEEAGGRQAAMLLHEETRAEVKGPPWRAPEDARSIVSGYSTLSTLGRSLGSEGRGDDADDEQSELVSETDNESGFASRSLTQERPEKHPTTPVNTQPPGVPRSFLYTHYKPPVLSPMNVLAPVTPLTHTSDSAERSEGGARSTTPSSSSFSSSSTTHRLHSRPSFNSHKLIQCDTLARKKLKSEKAKARSMDLLELSGAAAQSDGASSGPEGVPMSRRENSRTNPSSGSSQESLRLARPKPALPPSEATSFTPTGPGGRSLAEQVRARLLGSADDLRSVGLRKPLSPETRRKRRAWRRHTVVASPTETPDKRPPLTVNEFPLSPNNQNQVKTQGLPRDADGLEQGPATRQAPTSRFHQYL; this is encoded by the exons ATGTGGGCGGTGAGGGATGCGGACCTGAGCAAACTCTGCGCCCCAATGCCTGCTGCTATGCTCCCGTGCCCTGCGCCGGCCAGGTCTGACTGGAGCTTCCAGAACCCGGTGGGGGTGGACTGCAGCTCCCCTGAGCCTCGCTGCATCTGGCTGGCGGTGCTCCGTGGCGCCACACACCCTGCACCGGCACCTTCCCTGCCACCTGACGTGCCCACTGGGTACAGCAAGAGCTCACATCAGCCCAGG GCTAAGGGGCGAAGGGATGGTCTCTCTTCAGTCGACGACAACCCTCGGCCGCCGATGGCGACCCGGCCGGGAAGGGAGGGGGTCGGCGTGGGCTGGAAGGGTCCCCGGACGCTGGTCCTCCATAAGAACTCCCAGGGTTTTGGTTTCACGCTACGTCACTTTATTGTTTACCCTCCAGAGTCCGCCCTGCATGCCAACCTAAAG GATGAAGAGAATGGTAATGGAAAGG gGTATCAGAAAGGTCGACTAGAACCAATGGACACAATATTTGTCAAGAATGTGAGAGAAAAAGGGCCGGCCCACCAGGCAGGCTTGTGCACAG GGGATCGGCTGGTGAAGGTGAACGGCGAGAGTATTCTTGGGATGACCTACTCACAGGTGATCGCCCTCATTCAGAACAG TGAGAGTGTGTTGGAGCTCTCCATTATGCCAAAAGATGAAGATGTGCTTCAGCTG gtgTACTCCCAGGATGCTTACCTAACAGGGAACGAACCCTACTCAGGAGGAGCTGAGAacctcccaccaccacctcccctCTGTTACCCACACACCAAGAGCACCCCCCCAACTGGAGCTTCTCCGTCTGCCCCCATGGGCCAGAACCAACTGGATAATTGGAGTCGCTGGCCAGGCTCTACCAGTCCATCTTCACCCCTGGACAACCGCTCTGCTGTGGGCAGCCCCGCCAGCTGGCAGGAGGGGCAGGCAGGAGAGCCTGGTGGTGTTGGTCACAGCAGCCCAGCTCACCGCACAGAGGAGATCCAGTACGGTATGACCAGCCAGCAGCCTCAGGGCCAGATGAGGGGGCGCTCCTACtcgtcctcttcatcttcaggAGGCCCCCTCTCCAGCCCGCTACAAGTCCACTACCCCAACCACCAAGCTCCTAGCTCCTCGCAGGCTCAGCCACGCAAGTCAAGTTCGGCCTGGACCAGCCCCCCCCTTCCCCAGCTCAGCAACAGCCGTAATGAGCGCTGCAAGCAGGCCCTCTCTGACTGGTACTACAGCCAGCTGCCTGATCGCTCAGGGCGCAGCATGCTGACCCGCCACCGCAGCTACTCTCAGGACAGGCTCAGTGAAACACGGAGGCAACAGCAGCGCACAGGTGGCTGGCCACACAGTGCCTCTCAGGACACTCTGGTGTTACTACAACAGTCGGGACCAGGACCCCAGGGAGAGCCCCACTGGTCATATGAAGGATGGGAGGGGAGCCCAGGAAGGGGTCACCCTGCCTCTAACTATACCCGAACTCGCTCTGAAAACCTGCTGGCCCAGTACGACCGTCACGGCCGCTCATTAGAGATGCTGGACCGAGCAACAACTGGACTAGTCTCACCTCGGTGTGAGAGGCCCTCATGGCTCCAACAGGCCCCCCAGCCGCCTCTCAGGACTGATGTCTACCCAAGGCAGGGGAGCCATTACGGTGTAGCACAAGCTCCTCCAATGTCCCGACATTCACAGTCACATTCTAAACCCCATCCACAGAAAAACACCCAGGCACACTCCCTGCCGCAGGCCCAACCTACTGCTACCCCGAGCCGGCGGCTTCCACCTGGGCAGAGCATGGATGACCAGCCGGTGGGCTACCGCAGCTACAGCCCCTCTTTTTATCGCAAAACAGGCCGCATCATGCAGCAAGCCCACTCTTTCAGGGACCCCTCATACTCTGGCCCTCCCTTGAACTGGAATCCAACACCCAAAACCAGCCCCCCAGAGGGCACAAAAGCACCCCTCACTGCCTCTACAGCGTCTCCCCTTGCCTCCACCACTACTGAATCCCAGGACAAGGCATATAGGCCAACAAACCACGAGAGGGAACGAGGGGCAGTGGAGGGCCAGGCAGAGGTGGTGGCAGAGACCCAGGAAGTGGTGCTGAGGCAGAAACCTCCCACCGGTCGACGGAACGCCCATGCCATGCGTCATCCCCACTATGCGTTGCCTGTGGATGGGCTAgaatcatctttgttttctcctgatACCCAGGAGTCAGTtcctggttccacaggagatgTAGTCCCACGCAAACCAAATGGCAACCTTGCCCCACTCCCTGCAGAGGATGACTCTTTGGCCTCCATACCATTCATAG ATGAGCCAACCAGCCCCGGCGCTGATTTGCGCGCCCGCCACGTGCCAGCGTCCTCCGTGGTGTCCAGCGGCATGAGTTCAGCGCCCGTCATGGTCACCAGCCCCGCCTCCCCCACCTTCACCTTCCCCCTCACTAGGCTCTTCTCACACGACTGCA CCATCACCACCGAGCGCTCCAAGTCATGTGATGAAGGACTCAACACGTTCAGAGAGGAAAGCCGGCTCTTCTC GAGGCTACCAAAGAGAGTGAAAAGTTTCTTCACAGACGGG TCTCTGGACAGTCTTGGTACAGCAGAGGAGGTTCGATCTAAACGCCACTCCACTTCAGAGCTGGGAAACATCACTTACAGCGACGTACGGCGAGAAGGATGGCTGCACTTCAAACAAATCCTGACAGAGAAGGGCAAG AAGGTGGGCAGCGGCATGCGTCCATGGAAGCGGGTCTTCTCTGTGCTTCGTTCCCATTCGCTCTTCCTCTACAAAGACAAGAGAGAGGCGGTGCTTCGTGGGGCCACGATTGGCAGTGCAGCTGAGGATGAACAGCCAATCAGCATCCGGGGCTGCCTGGTGGACATAGCGTACAGTGAGACCAAACGAAAGCATGCCCTGCGACTGACCACCCAGGACTTCTGTGAGTACCTGCTGCAGGCTGAGGACCGGGAGGACATGCTGGACTGGATAAAGGTCATCAGGGAGAACAGCAAGACCGACagtgag GAGCTTGGCTTTTCCAGACAGGCCCTCATCAATAAAAAACTGAATGATTACAGAAAGCAGAG TCCAACAGGCAGCAAGCCCGACTCCTCTCCCAGGATGCCCCGCATGAAACCTCCCTTCCTGCTCGCCAAGATGGACAACGCTGCTGGAGCACCACGCTCACCCAAGCCAGAGGGCAAAG ATGAGAGCAGCCCACCGAAGTCTCCATGGGGAATCAACATTATGAAGAAGGCAAAGAAGGCCGGACCCAAAGCTTTTGGTGTGAGGTTGGAGGAATGTCAGCCGGGTGCAAATAACAAG TTTATACCGATGATCGTGGAGATCTGCTGTGGTTTGGTGGAGGAAATGGGTCTGGAATACACAGGAATCTACAGAGTTCCTGGGAATAACGCAATGGTGTCGATGCTTCAGGATCAGCTCAACAAGGGTGTGGACATCAACCCTGCAGAGGAG AAGTGGCAGGACCTCAACGTCGTCAGCAGTTTACTCAAATCCTTCTTCAGGAAACTTCCCGAACCGCTCTTCACCAACG ACAAGTACAACGACTTCATTGACGCCAATCGGATGGAAAATGCATCAGACAGATTGAAAACCATGAATaaactg ATCCGAGACCTCCCCGATCATTATTACCACACTCTGAAGTTCCTGGTTGGTCATCTGAAGACTGTGGCGGACAACTCAGATAAAAACAAG ATGGAGCCTCGAAATCTGGCTCTGGTGTTTGGGCCCACTCTGGTCCGGACATCTGAGGACAACATGAAAGACATGGTCACACACATGCCTGACCGCTACAAGATCGTAGAGACGCTCATCCAGCAT TACACCTGGTTTTTCACTGAGGAGCTCGACAAGGATGAGAAG ACGCCGGTGGACACCGAGGACGTGCAGCCGGCCCCCAACATCGACCACCTGCTGTCCAACATCGGCAGGACTGCTCTGCTCGGGGAGGCCTCAG aCTCAACCAACAGTGACTCAGCTAAGTCAAAG gGGTCATGGGGGTCAAAGAAAGACCTCACTGCCAAAGACTTCCTGACTCTGTCCATCATGTCAGCTGTGACAGGCCGCAAACGTAGGAAGCGCCATAACGCTCGCCGTGTGGGCAGCAGCACCGACGATGACTCGGAGCATGAGCCAATCAAAGCTGGACATCTaggggcagaggaggaagaggaggctgaGTCGCCGGTAGGAGAAACTGCTCCTCgggcagagggagaggaggatgacgatgagggagaagaggatgaggaggacgaGGAAGTTGTAGAAagtggagagaaagaggaggtaGAAGAGGAGGTGGTGGCGGTTGTTCCCAGTGGGCCGTGCtgtaaagaggaagaggaggctggaggaaggcaggcagccatgttgttgCACGAGGAGACTCGGGCGGAGGTGAAGGGGCCACCGTGGCGAGCTCCAGAGGACGCCCGCTCCATCGTTTCCGGTTACTCCACCCTGTCCACATTGGGGCGCAGCCTGGGGTCAGAGGGCAGGGGGGACGACGCTGATGATGAGCAGAGCGAGCTGGTGAGCGAGACGGACAATGAGAGCGGCTTTGCCTCGCGCTCTCTCACCCAGGAGAGACCCGAGAAACACCCGACTACACCTGTGAACACACAACCACCAGGAGTCCCGCGCAGCTTCCTTTACACACACTACAAACCCCCCGTTCTCTCACCCATGAATGTGCTCGCCCCTGTcacacccctcacacacacatcggACTCTGCAGAGAGGAGTGAAGGAGGGGCGCGCTCCACCAcgccttcatcctcctccttctcctcctcctcgacCACCCACAGGCTGCACTCACGGCCTTCCTTCAACTCCCACAAGCTGATCCAGTGTGACACTCTGGCCAGGAAGAAGCTGAAGTCTGAGAAGGCCAAAGCTCGCTCCATGGACCTGCTAGAGTTGTCTGGGGCTGCGGCTCAGAGCGACGGGGCTAGCTCCGGGCCAGAAGGGGTCCCCATGTCAAGGAGGGAAAACTCCAGAACCAACCCCTCCTCAGGCAGCAGCCAAGAAAGTCTGCGTCTGGCTCGACCTAAACCTGCTCTCCCTCCTAGCGAGGCCACCTCGTTCACCCCAACCGGCCCCGGCGGCAGGTCTCTGGCTGAGCAGGTTCGTGCTCGACTGCTGGGCTCGGCCGACGATCTGCGCAGCGTGGGGCTGCGGAAACCATTGTCACCTGAGACACGGAGGAAGAGAAGAGCCTGGCGCAGGCACACCGTGGTGGCCTCCCCAACTGAGACGCCCGACAAAAGACCCCCACTGACTGTCAATGAGTTCCCCCTATCTCCAAACAATCAAAACCAAGTCAAAACACAGGGGCTGCCAAGGGATGCCGATGGGCTTGAACAAGGACCAGCTACACGTCAAGCACCCACCTCTAGATTCCACCAGTACCTGTGA
- the arhgap23a gene encoding rho GTPase-activating protein 23 isoform X2 yields MWAVRDADLSKLCAPMPAAMLPCPAPARSDWSFQNPVGVDCSSPEPRCIWLAVLRGATHPAPAPSLPPDVPTGYSKSSHQPRAKGRRDGLSSVDDNPRPPMATRPGREGVGVGWKGPRTLVLHKNSQGFGFTLRHFIVYPPESALHANLKDEENGNGKGYQKGRLEPMDTIFVKNVREKGPAHQAGLCTGDRLVKVNGESILGMTYSQVIALIQNSESVLELSIMPKDEDVLQLVYSQDAYLTGNEPYSGGAENLPPPPPLCYPHTKSTPPTGASPSAPMGQNQLDNWSRWPGSTSPSSPLDNRSAVGSPASWQEGQAGEPGGVGHSSPAHRTEEIQYGMTSQQPQGQMRGRSYSSSSSSGGPLSSPLQVHYPNHQAPSSSQAQPRKSSSAWTSPPLPQLSNSRNERCKQALSDWYYSQLPDRSGRSMLTRHRSYSQDRLSETRRQQQRTGGWPHSASQDTLVLLQQSGPGPQGEPHWSYEGWEGSPGRGHPASNYTRTRSENLLAQYDRHGRSLEMLDRATTGLVSPRCERPSWLQQAPQPPLRTDVYPRQGSHYGVAQAPPMSRHSQSHSKPHPQKNTQAHSLPQAQPTATPSRRLPPGQSMDDQPVGYRSYSPSFYRKTGRIMQQAHSFRDPSYSGPPLNWNPTPKTSPPEGTKAPLTASTASPLASTTTESQDKAYRPTNHERERGAVEGQAEVVAETQEVVLRQKPPTGRRNAHAMRHPHYALPVDGLESSLFSPDTQESVPGSTGDVVPRKPNGNLAPLPAEDDSLASIPFIDEPTSPGADLRARHVPASSVVSSGMSSAPVMVTSPASPTFTFPLTRLFSHDCSSIKSSRRSSYLLAITTERSKSCDEGLNTFREESRLFSRLPKRVKSFFTDGSLDSLGTAEEVRSKRHSTSELGNITYSDVRREGWLHFKQILTEKGKVGSGMRPWKRVFSVLRSHSLFLYKDKREAVLRGATIGSAAEDEQPISIRGCLVDIAYSETKRKHALRLTTQDFCEYLLQAEDREDMLDWIKVIRENSKTDSEELGFSRQALINKKLNDYRKQSPTGSKPDSSPRMPRMKPPFLLAKMDNAAGAPRSPKPEGKDESSPPKSPWGINIMKKAKKAGPKAFGVRLEECQPGANNKFIPMIVEICCGLVEEMGLEYTGIYRVPGNNAMVSMLQDQLNKGVDINPAEEKWQDLNVVSSLLKSFFRKLPEPLFTNDKYNDFIDANRMENASDRLKTMNKLIRDLPDHYYHTLKFLVGHLKTVADNSDKNKMEPRNLALVFGPTLVRTSEDNMKDMVTHMPDRYKIVETLIQHYTWFFTEELDKDEKTPVDTEDVQPAPNIDHLLSNIGRTALLGEASDSTNSDSAKSKGSWGSKKDLTAKDFLTLSIMSAVTGRKRRKRHNARRVGSSTDDDSEHEPIKAGHLGAEEEEEAESPVGETAPRAEGEEDDDEGEEDEEDEEVVESGEKEEVEEEVVAVVPSGPCCKEEEEAGGRQAAMLLHEETRAEVKGPPWRAPEDARSIVSGYSTLSTLGRSLGSEGRGDDADDEQSELVSETDNESGFASRSLTQERPEKHPTTPVNTQPPGVPRSFLYTHYKPPVLSPMNVLAPVTPLTHTSDSAERSEGGARSTTPSSSSFSSSSTTHRLHSRPSFNSHKLIQCDTLARKKLKSEKAKARSMDLLELSGAAAQSDGASSGPEGVPMSRRENSRTNPSSGSSQESLRLARPKPALPPSEATSFTPTGPGGRSLAEQVRARLLGSADDLRSVGLRKPLSPETRRKRRAWRRHTVVASPTETPDKRPPLTVNEFPLSPNNQNQVKTQGLPRDADGLEQGPATRQAPTSRFHQYL; encoded by the exons ATGTGGGCGGTGAGGGATGCGGACCTGAGCAAACTCTGCGCCCCAATGCCTGCTGCTATGCTCCCGTGCCCTGCGCCGGCCAGGTCTGACTGGAGCTTCCAGAACCCGGTGGGGGTGGACTGCAGCTCCCCTGAGCCTCGCTGCATCTGGCTGGCGGTGCTCCGTGGCGCCACACACCCTGCACCGGCACCTTCCCTGCCACCTGACGTGCCCACTGGGTACAGCAAGAGCTCACATCAGCCCAGG GCTAAGGGGCGAAGGGATGGTCTCTCTTCAGTCGACGACAACCCTCGGCCGCCGATGGCGACCCGGCCGGGAAGGGAGGGGGTCGGCGTGGGCTGGAAGGGTCCCCGGACGCTGGTCCTCCATAAGAACTCCCAGGGTTTTGGTTTCACGCTACGTCACTTTATTGTTTACCCTCCAGAGTCCGCCCTGCATGCCAACCTAAAG GATGAAGAGAATGGTAATGGAAAGG gGTATCAGAAAGGTCGACTAGAACCAATGGACACAATATTTGTCAAGAATGTGAGAGAAAAAGGGCCGGCCCACCAGGCAGGCTTGTGCACAG GGGATCGGCTGGTGAAGGTGAACGGCGAGAGTATTCTTGGGATGACCTACTCACAGGTGATCGCCCTCATTCAGAACAG TGAGAGTGTGTTGGAGCTCTCCATTATGCCAAAAGATGAAGATGTGCTTCAGCTG gtgTACTCCCAGGATGCTTACCTAACAGGGAACGAACCCTACTCAGGAGGAGCTGAGAacctcccaccaccacctcccctCTGTTACCCACACACCAAGAGCACCCCCCCAACTGGAGCTTCTCCGTCTGCCCCCATGGGCCAGAACCAACTGGATAATTGGAGTCGCTGGCCAGGCTCTACCAGTCCATCTTCACCCCTGGACAACCGCTCTGCTGTGGGCAGCCCCGCCAGCTGGCAGGAGGGGCAGGCAGGAGAGCCTGGTGGTGTTGGTCACAGCAGCCCAGCTCACCGCACAGAGGAGATCCAGTACGGTATGACCAGCCAGCAGCCTCAGGGCCAGATGAGGGGGCGCTCCTACtcgtcctcttcatcttcaggAGGCCCCCTCTCCAGCCCGCTACAAGTCCACTACCCCAACCACCAAGCTCCTAGCTCCTCGCAGGCTCAGCCACGCAAGTCAAGTTCGGCCTGGACCAGCCCCCCCCTTCCCCAGCTCAGCAACAGCCGTAATGAGCGCTGCAAGCAGGCCCTCTCTGACTGGTACTACAGCCAGCTGCCTGATCGCTCAGGGCGCAGCATGCTGACCCGCCACCGCAGCTACTCTCAGGACAGGCTCAGTGAAACACGGAGGCAACAGCAGCGCACAGGTGGCTGGCCACACAGTGCCTCTCAGGACACTCTGGTGTTACTACAACAGTCGGGACCAGGACCCCAGGGAGAGCCCCACTGGTCATATGAAGGATGGGAGGGGAGCCCAGGAAGGGGTCACCCTGCCTCTAACTATACCCGAACTCGCTCTGAAAACCTGCTGGCCCAGTACGACCGTCACGGCCGCTCATTAGAGATGCTGGACCGAGCAACAACTGGACTAGTCTCACCTCGGTGTGAGAGGCCCTCATGGCTCCAACAGGCCCCCCAGCCGCCTCTCAGGACTGATGTCTACCCAAGGCAGGGGAGCCATTACGGTGTAGCACAAGCTCCTCCAATGTCCCGACATTCACAGTCACATTCTAAACCCCATCCACAGAAAAACACCCAGGCACACTCCCTGCCGCAGGCCCAACCTACTGCTACCCCGAGCCGGCGGCTTCCACCTGGGCAGAGCATGGATGACCAGCCGGTGGGCTACCGCAGCTACAGCCCCTCTTTTTATCGCAAAACAGGCCGCATCATGCAGCAAGCCCACTCTTTCAGGGACCCCTCATACTCTGGCCCTCCCTTGAACTGGAATCCAACACCCAAAACCAGCCCCCCAGAGGGCACAAAAGCACCCCTCACTGCCTCTACAGCGTCTCCCCTTGCCTCCACCACTACTGAATCCCAGGACAAGGCATATAGGCCAACAAACCACGAGAGGGAACGAGGGGCAGTGGAGGGCCAGGCAGAGGTGGTGGCAGAGACCCAGGAAGTGGTGCTGAGGCAGAAACCTCCCACCGGTCGACGGAACGCCCATGCCATGCGTCATCCCCACTATGCGTTGCCTGTGGATGGGCTAgaatcatctttgttttctcctgatACCCAGGAGTCAGTtcctggttccacaggagatgTAGTCCCACGCAAACCAAATGGCAACCTTGCCCCACTCCCTGCAGAGGATGACTCTTTGGCCTCCATACCATTCATAG ATGAGCCAACCAGCCCCGGCGCTGATTTGCGCGCCCGCCACGTGCCAGCGTCCTCCGTGGTGTCCAGCGGCATGAGTTCAGCGCCCGTCATGGTCACCAGCCCCGCCTCCCCCACCTTCACCTTCCCCCTCACTAGGCTCTTCTCACACGACTGCA GCAGTATTAAATCCAGTCGCCGTTCCTCCTATCTTCTAGCCATCACCACCGAGCGCTCCAAGTCATGTGATGAAGGACTCAACACGTTCAGAGAGGAAAGCCGGCTCTTCTC GAGGCTACCAAAGAGAGTGAAAAGTTTCTTCACAGACGGG TCTCTGGACAGTCTTGGTACAGCAGAGGAGGTTCGATCTAAACGCCACTCCACTTCAGAGCTGGGAAACATCACTTACAGCGACGTACGGCGAGAAGGATGGCTGCACTTCAAACAAATCCTGACAGAGAAGGGCAAG GTGGGCAGCGGCATGCGTCCATGGAAGCGGGTCTTCTCTGTGCTTCGTTCCCATTCGCTCTTCCTCTACAAAGACAAGAGAGAGGCGGTGCTTCGTGGGGCCACGATTGGCAGTGCAGCTGAGGATGAACAGCCAATCAGCATCCGGGGCTGCCTGGTGGACATAGCGTACAGTGAGACCAAACGAAAGCATGCCCTGCGACTGACCACCCAGGACTTCTGTGAGTACCTGCTGCAGGCTGAGGACCGGGAGGACATGCTGGACTGGATAAAGGTCATCAGGGAGAACAGCAAGACCGACagtgag GAGCTTGGCTTTTCCAGACAGGCCCTCATCAATAAAAAACTGAATGATTACAGAAAGCAGAG TCCAACAGGCAGCAAGCCCGACTCCTCTCCCAGGATGCCCCGCATGAAACCTCCCTTCCTGCTCGCCAAGATGGACAACGCTGCTGGAGCACCACGCTCACCCAAGCCAGAGGGCAAAG ATGAGAGCAGCCCACCGAAGTCTCCATGGGGAATCAACATTATGAAGAAGGCAAAGAAGGCCGGACCCAAAGCTTTTGGTGTGAGGTTGGAGGAATGTCAGCCGGGTGCAAATAACAAG TTTATACCGATGATCGTGGAGATCTGCTGTGGTTTGGTGGAGGAAATGGGTCTGGAATACACAGGAATCTACAGAGTTCCTGGGAATAACGCAATGGTGTCGATGCTTCAGGATCAGCTCAACAAGGGTGTGGACATCAACCCTGCAGAGGAG AAGTGGCAGGACCTCAACGTCGTCAGCAGTTTACTCAAATCCTTCTTCAGGAAACTTCCCGAACCGCTCTTCACCAACG ACAAGTACAACGACTTCATTGACGCCAATCGGATGGAAAATGCATCAGACAGATTGAAAACCATGAATaaactg ATCCGAGACCTCCCCGATCATTATTACCACACTCTGAAGTTCCTGGTTGGTCATCTGAAGACTGTGGCGGACAACTCAGATAAAAACAAG ATGGAGCCTCGAAATCTGGCTCTGGTGTTTGGGCCCACTCTGGTCCGGACATCTGAGGACAACATGAAAGACATGGTCACACACATGCCTGACCGCTACAAGATCGTAGAGACGCTCATCCAGCAT TACACCTGGTTTTTCACTGAGGAGCTCGACAAGGATGAGAAG ACGCCGGTGGACACCGAGGACGTGCAGCCGGCCCCCAACATCGACCACCTGCTGTCCAACATCGGCAGGACTGCTCTGCTCGGGGAGGCCTCAG aCTCAACCAACAGTGACTCAGCTAAGTCAAAG gGGTCATGGGGGTCAAAGAAAGACCTCACTGCCAAAGACTTCCTGACTCTGTCCATCATGTCAGCTGTGACAGGCCGCAAACGTAGGAAGCGCCATAACGCTCGCCGTGTGGGCAGCAGCACCGACGATGACTCGGAGCATGAGCCAATCAAAGCTGGACATCTaggggcagaggaggaagaggaggctgaGTCGCCGGTAGGAGAAACTGCTCCTCgggcagagggagaggaggatgacgatgagggagaagaggatgaggaggacgaGGAAGTTGTAGAAagtggagagaaagaggaggtaGAAGAGGAGGTGGTGGCGGTTGTTCCCAGTGGGCCGTGCtgtaaagaggaagaggaggctggaggaaggcaggcagccatgttgttgCACGAGGAGACTCGGGCGGAGGTGAAGGGGCCACCGTGGCGAGCTCCAGAGGACGCCCGCTCCATCGTTTCCGGTTACTCCACCCTGTCCACATTGGGGCGCAGCCTGGGGTCAGAGGGCAGGGGGGACGACGCTGATGATGAGCAGAGCGAGCTGGTGAGCGAGACGGACAATGAGAGCGGCTTTGCCTCGCGCTCTCTCACCCAGGAGAGACCCGAGAAACACCCGACTACACCTGTGAACACACAACCACCAGGAGTCCCGCGCAGCTTCCTTTACACACACTACAAACCCCCCGTTCTCTCACCCATGAATGTGCTCGCCCCTGTcacacccctcacacacacatcggACTCTGCAGAGAGGAGTGAAGGAGGGGCGCGCTCCACCAcgccttcatcctcctccttctcctcctcctcgacCACCCACAGGCTGCACTCACGGCCTTCCTTCAACTCCCACAAGCTGATCCAGTGTGACACTCTGGCCAGGAAGAAGCTGAAGTCTGAGAAGGCCAAAGCTCGCTCCATGGACCTGCTAGAGTTGTCTGGGGCTGCGGCTCAGAGCGACGGGGCTAGCTCCGGGCCAGAAGGGGTCCCCATGTCAAGGAGGGAAAACTCCAGAACCAACCCCTCCTCAGGCAGCAGCCAAGAAAGTCTGCGTCTGGCTCGACCTAAACCTGCTCTCCCTCCTAGCGAGGCCACCTCGTTCACCCCAACCGGCCCCGGCGGCAGGTCTCTGGCTGAGCAGGTTCGTGCTCGACTGCTGGGCTCGGCCGACGATCTGCGCAGCGTGGGGCTGCGGAAACCATTGTCACCTGAGACACGGAGGAAGAGAAGAGCCTGGCGCAGGCACACCGTGGTGGCCTCCCCAACTGAGACGCCCGACAAAAGACCCCCACTGACTGTCAATGAGTTCCCCCTATCTCCAAACAATCAAAACCAAGTCAAAACACAGGGGCTGCCAAGGGATGCCGATGGGCTTGAACAAGGACCAGCTACACGTCAAGCACCCACCTCTAGATTCCACCAGTACCTGTGA